One Stigmatopora argus isolate UIUO_Sarg chromosome 20, RoL_Sarg_1.0, whole genome shotgun sequence genomic region harbors:
- the arl2 gene encoding ADP-ribosylation factor-like protein 2, with product MGLLTILRKMKQKEREMRLLILGLDNAGKTTVVKRLNGEDISTIPPTLGFRIITLEHRDYKLNIWDVGGQKSLRSYWRNYFERTDGLVWVVDSADRQRMEDCRQELHKLLMEERLLGSTLLVFANKQDLPGALSEEAIRSALGLDDIKTHHWCLIGCSAVTGKNLLAGVDWMLDDIAARIFNAE from the exons ATGGGTTTGCTAACTATTTTAAGGAAGATGAAGCAGAAAGAGCGCGAGATGAGACTACTAATACT GGGTCTGGACAACGCCGGGAAGACCACCGTGGTGAAGCGGTTGAACGGAGAAGACATCAGCACCATCCCTCCGACGTTGGGTTTCCGGATCATCACGCTGGAGCACAGAGA CTACAAGCTAAACATCTGGGACGTGGGTGGACAGAAGTCTCTCCGGTCCTACTGGAGGAACTACTTTGAACGGACGGACGGTCTGGTGTGGGTGGTGGACAGTGCTGATCGACAGAGGATGGAGGACTGCAGGCAGGAGCTCCATAAATTGCTCATGGAGGAG AGGTTACTCGGGTCTACGTTGTTGGTGTTCGCCAACAAGCAAGACTTACCTGGTGCATTGTCTGAAGAAGCGATCCGTTCC GCCTTGGGACTGGATGACATCAAGACCCATCATTGGTGTTTGATTGGATGCAGCGCAGTGACGGGGAAGAATCTTTTGGCAGGAGTGGATTGGATGTTGGACGATATAGCGGCGAGGATTTTCAATGCTGAATAA
- the batf2 gene encoding uncharacterized protein batf2 codes for MDSSEETPSVSESAGYDGGDCPRRRQKNRAAARKSRKKQTQKADELHQELVDLEKSNSALEKEIRDLKKKLRSYTFILERHEPHCLLRQPADPQLTHAPATSNPDSHRELDHSTPVFSFDLNSLDPHSLFLQNPDAEFPSFDPGDLLASGRADGNQVSNPSPGSDPDLTSLYELLEDNEWILSGVRDPPVS; via the exons ATGGATTCCAGTGAGGAGACCCCTTCAGTGTCG GAGAGTGCGGGGTACGACGGCGGCGATTGCCCCCGACGACGACAAAAAAACCGAGCCGCCGCCAGGAAGAGCCGCAAAAAGCAAACGCAGAAGGCCGACGAACTTCACCAG GAACTGGTGGATCTGGAGAAGTCCAACTCGGCCCTGGAGAAGGAGATTcgggatttaaaaaagaaactgcGGTCCTACACCTTCATCCTGGAGCGCCACGAGCCTCACTGCCTCCTCCGCCAACCCGCGGACCCTCAACTCACCCACGCGCCAGCTACCTCCAACCCGGATTCGCACCGAGAACTCGACCACTCAACCCCCGTTTTCTCTTTCGACCTCAACTCGCTCGATCCTCATTCGCTGTTCCTGCAAAACCCCGACGCCGAATTCCCGTCGTTCGATCCGGGGGACCTTTTGGCGTCGGGGCGAGCTGACGGGAATCAGGTCTCGAACCCGAGTCCCGGTTCAGATCCGGACCTGACGTCGCTGTACGAGCTCCTGGAAGACAACGAGTGGATTCTGAGCGGCGTCCGCGACCCCCCTGTTTCGTAG